Proteins from a genomic interval of Polaribacter sp. Q13:
- a CDS encoding ABC transporter ATP-binding protein, with protein sequence MKSNEVILKVENLSKQYRLGVVGTGTISHDLNRWWHKIRGKEDPFLKIGESNNRATKAKSDYVWSLKDINFEVKKGDILGIIGKNGAGKSTLLKILSKVTGPTTGVIKSNGRIASLLEVGTGFHPEMTGKENVFLNGAILGMTKKEIALKLDEIIEFSGCERYVDTPVKRYSSGMKVRLAFAVAAFLEPDILIVDEVLAVGDDEFQKKAIGKMQDISSQGGRTVLFVSHDMAAIKNLCTRTILLENGEISFDGSVKDALKKYLALNKESIINESLGIYNLRKHIDKKDEFGILEAKLFCDGKLTDTIYSGAKFELEITYKAARVFLGGELGIGIQDNLHNSFLRLNNKHLGKSISIKEGDGKGRIVIEDFPIYIDDTFSINLYFGDSKAYEILENAINFNVKTRDVYESSRLLELTQNKIYHKKIDINTFD encoded by the coding sequence ATGAAATCTAACGAAGTAATTTTAAAAGTAGAAAACCTAAGTAAACAATATCGATTAGGAGTTGTGGGTACTGGTACCATTAGTCATGATTTAAATAGATGGTGGCATAAAATAAGAGGAAAAGAAGATCCTTTTTTAAAAATAGGAGAATCTAATAATAGAGCTACAAAGGCAAAATCTGATTATGTTTGGTCTTTAAAAGATATAAATTTTGAAGTTAAAAAAGGAGATATTTTAGGAATTATAGGAAAAAATGGAGCAGGAAAATCTACGTTACTTAAAATCTTATCTAAAGTAACAGGACCAACAACTGGAGTAATTAAGTCAAATGGAAGAATCGCTTCTTTGTTAGAGGTTGGTACGGGGTTTCATCCAGAAATGACGGGTAAAGAAAATGTTTTTTTAAACGGAGCAATTCTTGGAATGACTAAAAAAGAAATTGCTCTTAAATTAGATGAAATAATTGAATTTTCTGGTTGTGAGCGCTATGTAGATACTCCTGTAAAACGATATTCTAGTGGGATGAAAGTTCGTTTAGCGTTTGCTGTTGCAGCCTTTTTAGAGCCAGATATTTTAATTGTAGATGAGGTTTTAGCTGTTGGTGATGATGAGTTTCAAAAGAAAGCAATTGGTAAGATGCAAGATATTTCTAGCCAAGGAGGAAGAACGGTTTTATTTGTTAGTCATGATATGGCAGCAATAAAAAACCTTTGTACTAGAACTATTTTATTAGAAAATGGAGAAATTTCTTTTGACGGTAGTGTTAAAGATGCTTTAAAGAAATATTTAGCATTAAATAAAGAATCTATTATAAATGAATCTTTAGGTATTTATAATCTAAGAAAACATATCGACAAAAAAGATGAATTCGGAATTTTAGAAGCAAAATTATTTTGTGATGGTAAATTAACAGATACGATATACAGTGGTGCAAAGTTTGAACTTGAAATAACTTATAAGGCAGCCAGAGTTTTTTTAGGAGGCGAATTAGGAATAGGTATTCAGGATAATTTACACAACTCTTTTTTGAGATTAAATAATAAACATCTGGGGAAAAGTATATCTATTAAAGAGGGAGATGGAAAAGGAAGAATTGTTATAGAAGATTTTCCTATTTATATAGATGATACGTTTTCTATTAATCTATACTTTGGAGATTCTAAAGCTTATGAAATTTTGGAAAATGCAATTAACTTTAATGTTAAAACAAGGGATGTTTATGAGTCTAGCAGATTACTTGAGTTAACTCAAAATAAAATTTATCATAAAAAAATTGATATAAATACATTTGATTAA
- a CDS encoding glycosyltransferase gives MIPKIIHYCWFGNNEKPGLVKDCIESWKTHLPDYEIKEWNETNSKLDSKFVKKAYKLKKWAFVSDYVRLQKVYEYGGIYLDTDMLLVKNLDELLKNKMFIGIEDESTINAAIFGATIKHPFVYKILEKYSNLKIGGFVNLFSIAIPKIITEIFKKTYNYNDLFLSKIEKEDIVIFPIEYFYALPSNKSSDKVNYRNYLTKNSYAVHLWNASWVDFNEFQYIRARKYGRGFVELVKNVNHEQNINYKYLRKILSAIKESVLKPKQ, from the coding sequence ATGATTCCTAAAATAATACATTATTGTTGGTTTGGAAATAATGAAAAACCTGGTTTAGTAAAAGATTGTATTGAGTCTTGGAAAACACATTTGCCAGATTATGAAATAAAAGAATGGAATGAAACCAATTCTAAATTAGACTCTAAGTTTGTTAAAAAAGCTTACAAATTAAAAAAATGGGCATTTGTTTCAGATTATGTAAGATTGCAAAAAGTATATGAATATGGTGGTATTTATTTAGATACAGATATGTTACTAGTAAAAAACTTAGATGAACTTTTAAAGAATAAAATGTTTATAGGAATTGAAGATGAATCTACAATTAATGCAGCAATTTTTGGAGCCACTATAAAACATCCATTTGTTTATAAAATTTTAGAAAAGTATAGTAATTTGAAAATTGGAGGTTTTGTTAATTTATTTTCTATTGCCATTCCTAAAATAATAACAGAGATATTTAAAAAAACATATAATTATAATGATCTTTTTTTATCTAAAATAGAAAAAGAGGATATTGTTATTTTTCCTATAGAATATTTTTATGCCTTACCTTCTAATAAGTCATCAGATAAAGTTAATTATAGAAATTACCTAACAAAAAATAGTTATGCTGTACATCTTTGGAATGCGTCTTGGGTAGATTTTAATGAATTTCAGTATATAAGGGCAAGAAAGTATGGTAGAGGTTTTGTTGAATTAGTAAAAAATGTAAATCACGAACAAAATATAAATTATAAATATTTAAGAAAGATATTATCTGCTATAAAAGAATCTGTTTTAAAACCTAAACAATAA
- a CDS encoding glycosyltransferase family 4 protein produces the protein MKEKATIGFLTSLDPKDKRAWSGTQFRMLTALEKEFEEVVVLGPIPRPRITAGIIARIDKFTQLILKKKYNREQNILKSIYYYTFVKKKIKNANIDLIFSSSAGPEIAFIQTKTPICYLADASFDQLLGYYPNYSKFASFSIRESRFVMKKAINNSHSYVFPSEWATDFAIKKYNLKKENAHVVKFGANMDYVPDVARILNKSYDSEIQMLFLGRDWERKGGDIAFDTLKRLVEKGLNIKLTVCGCVPPVQHANMKVIPFLNKNSDKEMAQFHELLYQSHLLFVPTRSECYGIVFCEAAAFGIPVITTDTGGVSTIVKNGVNGYALPYNATSLEYANQIEKLLADKNSIKQLVKNSLEKFKKELNWNVWGKEMRAIMAETIRKNKK, from the coding sequence ATGAAAGAAAAAGCAACAATAGGTTTTTTAACCAGTTTAGATCCAAAAGATAAAAGAGCATGGTCTGGCACTCAGTTTAGAATGTTAACAGCTTTGGAAAAAGAATTTGAAGAAGTGGTTGTTTTAGGGCCAATACCAAGACCGCGAATTACTGCAGGAATAATAGCGCGTATCGATAAGTTTACGCAATTAATTTTAAAAAAAAAATACAATAGAGAGCAGAATATTTTAAAGAGTATTTATTACTATACTTTTGTGAAAAAGAAAATAAAAAACGCTAATATAGATCTTATTTTCTCTTCTTCTGCAGGTCCTGAAATTGCTTTTATACAGACAAAAACACCAATTTGTTATTTAGCAGATGCGTCATTTGATCAATTATTGGGATATTATCCAAATTATTCAAAATTTGCTTCGTTTTCTATTAGAGAATCTAGGTTTGTTATGAAAAAGGCAATTAATAACTCTCATAGTTATGTGTTTCCTTCTGAATGGGCAACAGATTTTGCTATTAAAAAATACAATTTAAAAAAAGAAAATGCACACGTAGTAAAATTTGGAGCTAATATGGATTACGTTCCTGATGTAGCTAGAATTTTAAATAAATCCTATGATTCGGAAATTCAGATGCTTTTTTTAGGTAGAGATTGGGAAAGAAAAGGAGGAGATATTGCTTTTGATACCTTAAAAAGACTTGTAGAAAAAGGACTTAATATAAAGCTAACTGTTTGTGGATGTGTTCCTCCTGTTCAGCATGCTAATATGAAGGTCATCCCTTTTTTAAATAAAAATTCAGACAAAGAAATGGCTCAGTTTCATGAGTTACTTTATCAAAGCCATTTGTTATTTGTGCCTACAAGATCTGAGTGTTATGGTATTGTTTTTTGTGAAGCAGCAGCATTTGGAATTCCTGTTATAACCACTGATACAGGAGGAGTAAGTACTATTGTTAAAAATGGCGTTAATGGTTATGCTTTGCCATACAATGCTACCTCATTAGAGTATGCAAATCAAATAGAAAAATTGCTGGCAGACAAAAATAGCATAAAACAGTTGGTTAAAAATTCTTTAGAAAAATTTAAAAAAGAATTAAATTGGAATGTTTGGGGTAAGGAAATGAGAGCAATTATGGCTGAAACCATTAGAAAAAATAAAAAATAG
- a CDS encoding glycosyltransferase — protein MKILFVCLQYIHAARWINQLKDTEHKVYVFDCLDRPIHKDLLWTNYITGWSKRKVPYLKGEFFLEKKVPSVFNKIEPYLKVTASEKLEDLIKEIKPDLVHSLEMQSQTYPLLKVRKKLNFKWAYFSWGSDLYLYQNEKKHQQKIKQVLFNLNYLFVDNQRDIYIAKDLGFKNKVAGVFPGGGGYQLEKINEIVAETSKENLIIIKGYHHWAGRALVVLKALELIKSDLIDCKILVYSAHDNVINKIVEMNANGWNIEYISRKKEVSQNELLKLFAKAKIAIGNNISDGIPNTLLEAIILGAFPIQSNPGGASEDYISDGKNGFLIQNPEDAVEISKLISKALKSDELLEKAFLMNQEIAKKLAYKEIRNRVLDAYATIENNI, from the coding sequence ATGAAAATCCTATTTGTATGCCTCCAATATATCCATGCAGCTAGGTGGATCAATCAATTAAAAGATACAGAACATAAAGTTTATGTGTTCGATTGTTTAGATAGACCTATTCATAAAGATTTATTATGGACGAATTATATTACTGGTTGGAGTAAAAGAAAAGTACCTTATTTAAAGGGCGAATTTTTTCTTGAAAAAAAAGTGCCTAGTGTTTTTAATAAAATAGAACCTTATTTAAAAGTTACCGCATCAGAAAAACTAGAAGATTTAATTAAAGAAATAAAACCAGATTTGGTACATTCTTTAGAAATGCAATCGCAAACGTATCCTTTATTAAAAGTTAGAAAAAAACTGAATTTTAAATGGGCTTATTTTTCTTGGGGTAGTGATTTGTATTTATATCAAAACGAGAAAAAACACCAACAAAAGATAAAACAAGTCCTTTTTAATTTGAATTATCTATTTGTTGATAATCAGAGAGATATTTATATAGCAAAAGATTTAGGCTTTAAAAATAAGGTTGCAGGTGTTTTTCCGGGAGGTGGCGGTTATCAATTAGAAAAAATAAATGAAATTGTTGCAGAAACATCCAAAGAAAACTTAATTATTATTAAAGGATATCATCATTGGGCAGGTAGAGCTTTGGTGGTGTTAAAAGCCTTAGAGCTAATAAAAAGTGATTTAATAGATTGTAAAATTTTGGTTTATTCTGCACACGATAATGTTATCAACAAAATTGTAGAAATGAATGCTAATGGATGGAATATAGAATATATCAGTAGAAAAAAAGAAGTAAGTCAAAACGAATTATTAAAGTTATTTGCAAAGGCAAAAATAGCAATTGGTAATAATATTTCAGACGGAATACCAAATACACTTTTAGAAGCGATTATCTTAGGAGCTTTCCCAATCCAATCCAATCCTGGTGGTGCCAGTGAAGATTATATTTCTGATGGTAAAAATGGATTTTTAATTCAGAATCCAGAAGATGCTGTCGAAATTTCTAAATTGATATCTAAAGCTTTAAAAAGTGATGAGTTATTAGAAAAAGCTTTTTTAATGAATCAAGAAATTGCAAAGAAATTAGCATACAAAGAAATTCGAAACCGTGTTTTAGACGCTTATGCTACCATAGAAAATAATATTTAA
- a CDS encoding glycosyltransferase, with translation MSSKTVLFIVNNSKIDLNSSGGASVYFSHVDLLHSLGYKIILLATQWNDVSVFNTDDYNDVREKLDTIISYSVVKQQPNKGIKRLSDAIFNPTKFEYYFINKENNNFIEKTILDYKIDFIWAEWRWNAIMVAAFNLKTPSIYSHHDWEYKLAKLRTPNQNLNKRFHTFQKKRVEINLIKNVAGVVSGSYTETNEVLEHQKKALYLPTTYINIESELKPNKSPRIVHLGGMGTTANRIGLERFLTVCWDTIKTAIPTIELVIIGKLKGASEKLLNLINSDKDIISLGFVKELDNVLLPGDFHIIPWEFNTGTRTRVPVVFNHKQVLVSTKAAVECYPEVTDKNAILCDNLTDMGHKIIELYNANDKGMKIALEGKQLFKNHFTTASQKENLSTFLQKIK, from the coding sequence ATGAGTTCAAAAACAGTATTATTTATTGTAAACAATAGTAAAATAGACTTAAATTCTAGCGGAGGTGCATCTGTATATTTTAGTCATGTAGATTTGTTGCATTCGTTGGGGTATAAAATTATATTATTAGCTACACAATGGAATGATGTAAGTGTTTTTAATACTGATGATTATAATGATGTTAGAGAAAAGTTAGATACTATTATATCTTATTCAGTGGTTAAACAACAACCTAATAAAGGAATAAAGCGTTTAAGTGATGCTATTTTTAATCCGACAAAGTTTGAATATTATTTTATCAATAAAGAAAATAATAACTTTATCGAAAAAACTATTTTAGATTATAAAATCGATTTTATTTGGGCAGAATGGAGATGGAATGCAATTATGGTTGCTGCATTTAATTTAAAAACACCAAGTATTTATAGTCACCATGATTGGGAATATAAGTTGGCGAAATTAAGAACTCCGAATCAGAATTTAAACAAACGTTTTCATACTTTTCAGAAAAAACGAGTTGAAATAAATTTAATAAAAAATGTAGCAGGTGTTGTTTCTGGTTCTTATACAGAAACAAATGAGGTTTTAGAACATCAAAAAAAGGCGCTTTATTTACCAACTACTTATATCAATATAGAATCGGAATTAAAACCCAATAAATCTCCAAGAATTGTACATCTTGGTGGCATGGGAACTACCGCAAATAGAATTGGTTTAGAAAGATTTTTGACTGTATGTTGGGATACAATTAAAACAGCAATACCAACTATAGAACTAGTTATTATAGGGAAGTTAAAAGGAGCATCAGAAAAACTATTGAATTTAATAAATTCTGATAAAGATATTATTTCCTTAGGGTTTGTTAAAGAATTAGACAACGTTCTTTTACCAGGAGACTTTCATATTATTCCATGGGAATTTAATACAGGAACAAGAACAAGAGTCCCTGTCGTTTTTAATCATAAGCAAGTTTTAGTTTCCACAAAAGCGGCGGTAGAATGTTATCCGGAGGTAACCGATAAAAATGCTATTTTATGTGACAATTTAACAGATATGGGTCATAAAATTATAGAATTATATAACGCAAATGATAAGGGGATGAAAATAGCATTGGAAGGAAAACAACTATTTAAAAATCATTTTACAACCGCTTCTCAAAAAGAAAATTTAAGCACATTTTTACAAAAAATCAAATGA
- a CDS encoding N-acetylneuraminate synthase family protein, with protein MKETFIIAEIAQAHDGSLGLAHSYIDAVAKTGCNAIKFQTHIAAAESSSEEPFRVNFSYEDKTRYDYWKRMEFTLEQWKEIKAHCTKVGLEFISSPFSNTAVDLLEEVGVERYKIGSGEVNNFVLLEKIIQTGKPIIISSGMSSYEELDKTVAFLKSRNAKYSILQCTTAYPTAPKQFGFNVLKELKDRYGVSVGFSDHSSSIEASIAAVALGADILEFHVVFNKEMFGPDAKASLNFKETEQLVKAVRNIKEALNNPIDKNENSNFNELKQIFEKSLAVNKKLPKGHLITFSDLETKKPKGFGILASDYKEIIGKELNKDLNQWDFLNFSDLKE; from the coding sequence ATGAAAGAAACATTTATAATTGCAGAAATTGCACAGGCACATGATGGGAGTTTAGGTTTGGCACATTCGTATATAGATGCGGTTGCTAAGACAGGTTGTAATGCTATTAAATTTCAAACACATATTGCAGCTGCAGAAAGTAGTAGTGAAGAACCTTTTCGTGTAAATTTTTCTTATGAGGATAAAACTCGTTATGATTATTGGAAAAGAATGGAATTTACTTTAGAGCAATGGAAAGAGATTAAAGCACATTGTACTAAAGTTGGTTTAGAGTTTATAAGTTCTCCGTTTAGTAATACAGCGGTAGATTTGTTAGAGGAAGTTGGCGTAGAGCGTTATAAAATAGGTTCTGGAGAGGTAAATAATTTCGTTTTGTTAGAAAAGATTATTCAGACAGGGAAACCTATTATTATTTCTTCGGGAATGAGTTCTTATGAAGAGTTGGATAAAACGGTGGCATTTTTAAAAAGTAGAAATGCTAAGTATTCTATTTTACAATGTACAACGGCATACCCAACAGCTCCAAAACAGTTTGGTTTTAATGTACTTAAAGAATTAAAAGATAGGTATGGTGTTTCGGTTGGTTTTTCAGACCATTCATCATCTATAGAAGCAAGTATTGCAGCTGTAGCTCTGGGGGCTGATATTTTAGAGTTTCACGTAGTTTTTAATAAAGAAATGTTTGGGCCAGATGCTAAAGCTTCTTTAAACTTTAAGGAAACAGAACAATTAGTAAAAGCGGTTAGAAATATAAAGGAGGCTTTAAATAATCCAATAGATAAAAACGAAAACTCAAATTTTAATGAGCTGAAACAAATTTTCGAAAAATCTTTAGCTGTTAATAAGAAATTACCGAAAGGACATTTGATAACTTTTTCTGACCTTGAAACCAAAAAACCAAAGGGATTTGGTATTTTAGCAAGTGATTATAAAGAGATAATTGGAAAAGAGTTAAATAAAGATCTTAATCAATGGGATTTTTTAAATTTTAGCGATTTAAAAGAATAA
- the neuC gene encoding UDP-N-acetylglucosamine 2-epimerase, whose translation MSKRKICVVVTARPSYSRIKTALTAIKNHSKLELQLVIAGSALLGRYGNAVDVIEKDGFHINEKVFMVLEGENPTAMAKTTGLGVMELANVFYNLKPDAVITIADRFETIATSIAAAYQNIPLIHIQGGEVTGNIDEKVRHANTKLADIHLVASEDAKKRVIKLGENPDYVINTGCPSIDLAKEIKEKPLLDFNPVEKYGGVGTSLEWKKEGYIVVMQHPVTTEYKAAKEDVLKTLHAVAELGIPTFWFWPNVDAGSDGTSSGIRQFREINKPQNIHFFKNMEPHDFLSLLVNSKCLIGNSSVGIRECSYLGVPVVNLGSRQNRRERGDNVLDVDYDKNIIKEAILTQINNKNITSSTIYGDGNSGKKIADVLAEIPLLFHKTITY comes from the coding sequence ATGTCAAAAAGAAAAATTTGTGTTGTGGTTACGGCAAGACCTTCTTACAGTAGAATTAAAACAGCACTTACGGCTATAAAAAATCATTCTAAGTTAGAATTACAACTAGTTATTGCGGGTTCTGCCTTATTAGGTAGATACGGTAATGCCGTAGATGTGATAGAAAAAGATGGTTTTCATATTAATGAAAAAGTATTTATGGTTTTGGAGGGAGAAAACCCAACAGCTATGGCTAAAACGACTGGTTTAGGCGTTATGGAGCTTGCCAATGTTTTTTATAATTTAAAACCAGATGCAGTAATTACCATTGCAGATCGATTTGAAACTATTGCAACTTCAATTGCGGCTGCTTATCAAAACATCCCTTTAATTCACATACAGGGTGGAGAGGTAACTGGTAATATTGATGAAAAAGTGAGACATGCAAATACAAAGCTAGCAGATATTCATTTGGTAGCTTCAGAAGATGCTAAAAAGCGTGTAATAAAGTTAGGCGAGAATCCTGATTATGTAATAAACACAGGTTGTCCATCTATAGATTTAGCAAAAGAAATTAAAGAAAAGCCTTTGTTAGATTTTAATCCCGTAGAAAAATACGGAGGAGTAGGCACTTCTTTAGAATGGAAAAAAGAAGGATATATTGTTGTAATGCAGCACCCTGTAACTACAGAATATAAAGCAGCAAAAGAAGATGTTTTAAAAACATTGCATGCGGTTGCCGAGTTAGGAATTCCTACTTTTTGGTTTTGGCCAAATGTAGACGCAGGTTCAGACGGAACATCAAGTGGAATTAGACAATTTAGAGAAATAAATAAACCTCAAAATATTCACTTCTTTAAAAATATGGAACCTCATGATTTTTTAAGTTTATTAGTGAACTCTAAATGTTTAATAGGAAATTCTAGTGTAGGTATTAGAGAATGTTCTTATTTAGGTGTGCCAGTTGTTAATCTTGGTAGCCGTCAGAATAGAAGAGAAAGAGGAGACAATGTATTGGATGTAGATTATGATAAAAACATTATAAAAGAGGCGATATTGACCCAAATTAATAATAAAAATATTACATCTTCAACTATTTATGGTGATGGAAATTCGGGTAAAAAAATAGCAGATGTATTGGCAGAAATTCCTTTATTATTTCATAAAACAATTACCTATTAA
- a CDS encoding acylneuraminate cytidylyltransferase family protein, which produces MKILGLIPARGGSKGVPGKNIKLLGGKPLLQYTSEIALASKYLSKVVLSSDDDDIINVAKDLGVEVPFKRPSNLAEDASPTLPVIKHVLQFYKDKGEYFEAVCLLQVTSPFRTLDFLDETIEKFIVKGTDSLVSVQEVPHEYNPHWTFKTNDEGNLKIATGEKNIIPRRQELPTAYHRDGSVYITKTKVLEEQNSLYGDSVAFIVTPKENYVNIDTLKDWKKAENMIKNKSL; this is translated from the coding sequence ATGAAAATACTAGGATTAATACCCGCAAGAGGAGGATCTAAAGGAGTACCTGGGAAAAATATAAAATTACTTGGCGGAAAACCTTTATTGCAATATACATCAGAAATAGCTTTGGCTTCTAAGTATTTATCTAAAGTAGTTTTAAGTTCTGATGATGATGATATTATTAATGTGGCTAAAGATTTAGGCGTAGAAGTTCCTTTTAAAAGACCTTCTAATTTAGCTGAAGATGCATCGCCAACTTTACCGGTTATAAAGCATGTATTACAGTTTTATAAAGATAAAGGAGAGTATTTTGAGGCCGTTTGTTTATTACAAGTTACAAGTCCTTTTAGAACTCTAGACTTTTTAGATGAAACCATAGAAAAGTTTATAGTTAAAGGTACAGATTCTTTAGTTTCGGTACAAGAAGTTCCGCATGAGTATAATCCGCATTGGACCTTTAAAACAAATGATGAAGGGAATTTGAAAATAGCTACAGGAGAAAAAAATATAATTCCGAGGAGACAAGAATTACCAACAGCATATCATAGAGATGGAAGTGTATATATTACAAAAACCAAGGTTTTAGAAGAACAAAACTCTTTGTACGGAGATAGTGTGGCTTTTATAGTGACCCCAAAAGAAAATTATGTAAATATAGATACTTTAAAAGATTGGAAAAAGGCAGAGAATATGATAAAGAATAAGTCGCTTTAA